TCGAAGGCTCGTTCTCTCGATCGACACATCCAGAATGCACCCAGACTACAGAGCCTCGGCCACCAGCTCTGCGATGTCTCGGACTTCGAGGTCGAGATCCATAGTCTTGACCGAGTCCTCGAACATCTGCAGGCAATAGGGGCAGGCCACCGCCAGGATTTCAGCCCCGGTCGCTGCCGCCTGTTGGACACGGATGTCGGAGAGGCGCTCGCCTTTCGGCCGCTCCATCCAGATACCACCGCTGCCACCGCCGCAGCACAGGCTGTACTCCCGCGAGTAGTTGGGTATCTCGACCAACACGAGTCCGGGGATGCTCTTGAGAACGTCCCGAGGTTCGTCGTAGACACCGCATCCGCGGCCGAGGGCACACGGATCGTGATACACGACTTTCTTGTCAAGTGCGGTATTTGGCACCAGCCGCTGTTGCTCGATGAGCTTGGCGAAGAGCTGGGTCAGGTGCAGGCTTTCGAATTCCGCCTCGAGCTCGCCGTACTCCTGATCGAAGGTGCGATGGCAGTGAGGCGAGGACGCCACCACCTTCGTCACGCCGGCCTCGCTGAAGCTTGCGACGTTAGCGCCGGCCACCTCCTGGAAAACCTCCTCGGCACCCGCGCGGCGAATCGCCTCTCCGCAGCAAGCTTCGCCCTGACCGAGTATCCCGAATGATACGTTCGCCGCTTGCAGGACCTTGACCG
This DNA window, taken from Acidobacteriota bacterium, encodes the following:
- a CDS encoding (Fe-S)-binding protein, yielding MSARIRPDWDIRDAILDMGGTDAYKCYQCGKCMAVCPWTQVEAVTFPVYRTPQSVKFGAIMSSEDTEEIEREVTEVYRCVACESCSTWCPHGVRMPDIMRGIRRILVEFGSYPSELSESVSRIHSSGNPFGEPREQRGAWAEGLDVPAFEEGMDYLYSPCCVPSYDPRAVKVAKASVKVLQAANVSFGILGQGEACCGEAIRRAGAEEVFQEVAGANVASFSEAGVTKVVASSPHCHRTFDQEYGELEAEFESLHLTQLFAKLIEQQRLVPNTALDKKVVYHDPCALGRGCGVYDEPRDVLKSIPGLVLVEIPNYSREYSLCCGGGSGGIWMERPKGERLSDIRVQQAAATGAEILAVACPYCLQMFEDSVKTMDLDLEVRDIAELVAEAL